A region of the Microcoleus sp. bin38.metabat.b11b12b14.051 genome:
GAGCGCCACTTGCCATATATTGAAACATTTCCCGAACTTCCTCACCCCGCAGCGACAACTGGTCTAACTCTTTGAGAGAATACCAACCAGCACACAAAGTATACTCGTCCGGCTTGCTCTTCGGCGGCGTCTTATCTTCCGGACGAGCCACAAAAATCACCCTGAGGCGCACGTTACCCCTAGGCATCACCGTATGCTCTACCCTGAGAATTCCTTCCACGATCACAGAAATGCCCGCTTCCTGAACCGTGTTGCGTACCGCAGCATCGAGCAAAGTCTCGCCTTTTTCCACTCGCCCCGCTGGGAGATACCACTGCTGCTCGTACTTGCGCTCCTGTACCAATAGAAAACGGTCTTCTAAGTGAACGACAACTAGGGTAAAATACAATGTTGGAATCGGCTCGCGAGCCATAGAAGTAGATATTCCCCAAGCAAAAAGTTTAACGAGCGA
Encoded here:
- a CDS encoding NUDIX domain-containing protein — protein: MAREPIPTLYFTLVVVHLEDRFLLVQERKYEQQWYLPAGRVEKGETLLDAAVRNTVQEAGISVIVEGILRVEHTVMPRGNVRLRVIFVARPEDKTPPKSKPDEYTLCAGWYSLKELDQLSLRGEEVREMFQYMASGAPIYPIDLLSVEGAPFKTYRYRW